In Sphingobacterium sp. SYP-B4668, the sequence CGCACAAAACTTGGGCGACATTTATCTTTCATTGAGTAGTGTCTATAAAAATGAGGAGGGCGGTAAGGAAAAAGCGATACATTATGCGAAGGAATCACTTAAAATCCATCACAAATCAGGTAGTCGCTCGAACGAAATCAGTGCGCTGCAGACACTTTGCGGAGCTTATTTTCAGTATGATGACTACACCAATGCGATGAAATACGCGGAAGAGGCGCTTCATCTGGCGAAAGAGATCGGCAATACAAATTTAATTGCGCACTCCTACGCAGATATCTCCAGTATCAGCTATTATATGCAACAATATGAAAAATCTGCTAAAACTGCGTTGGTGGCGTTGGAAACTGATTCGACAGATCATCATTTGAAACTAACGATATTTTCGAACCTACCCCTGATATATGCACACTTAGGAAACCTAGATGCGATGGAGGAATACATGGAGCGGTATAAGACGGCCATAGACAATCACAGCAATGAAACCTATCAAAATTCACTCTCCGCTATGGAAGTGAAATATGAGACCGAGAAAAAAGAAATCAAAATAGCTGCATTGGAAAAACAACGACAATTATACATCTGGCTCGGCATCGCCGGGGCAACGGTTCTCCTGATTGCATTGGCTTTTGCCTTCATCCGTTATCGTCTGGCGGTAAGCAAGCGAAAGTTGGCTGAAAAGGAAACACAACGGCTGGAACAGGAAAAGCAACTGGTGGCCGTGCAGGCCACGCTGGAGGGAGAAGCGGCGGAACGAACGCGTTTGGCCAAGGACCTGCACGACGGATTGGGTGGGATGCTGTCTGCCGTAAAGATGAATTTACCACAGGTGAAAGGCGATGCCCTGTTGGAAGCGGTGGACGTAGCCCGTTTTCAGACAGCCCTGGGCATGCTGGACGATTCGATACAGGAGCTCCGCCGTGTGGCGCACCACATGATGCCCGAATCGCTGCTGCGCTACGGACTGAAAGTCTCACTTGCCGATTTCTGCGCTGCCATTCCAACAGCCAACTTCCATTACTTCGGGAATGAAGCCCGATTGCCCGGCAAAATGGAGATTATGATCTACCGATGTATCCATGAGCTGGTCAACAATGCGCTGAAACACGCCGGAGCAAGCCATATCAACCTGCAGTTGGTACAGGAACCTGACCGTGTTTCTTTTACGGTGCAGGACGATGGAAAAGGATTCGATCAGCATACTGTTTCCGAAGGAATGGGGTTGCAGAATATCCGGCAGCGGGTAGATGCATTTCAGGGGAAATTGGATATATTTTCTTCGGAGGAAGGAACAGAGGTGCATGTGGAACTGGAACTGACAAAAAATGAACAACATGATTAAGGTAGCTATTGTGGATGATCATAAGATCCTAACGGAAGGACTAAAAAGTCTTATTGAAGAATCAGGTATAGCGAAAGTGGTCGGTGTGGCGCACAGTGCCACCGAATGCAGGAACTCCATCGGTTTTTGGAAACCTGATGTGCTACTTCTCGATGTAGGCTTGCCGGATATCAACGGAGTGGATTTATGTAAGGAACTCAAGGAGCTTTTTCCAGAACTCAAGGTGCTGGCACTGACTACGCACAATGAATACAGTGTGGTACGGCAGATGTTGGAAAACGGTGCCTTAGGCTACTTGATCAAAAATGCCATGACCGAAGAAGTTCTTGCTGGAATACAGGCGGTGGCAGCAGGCGAAACGTTCCTGTGCCATGAAATCGATGTGCTGATGAAACGGCCCAAAGAGACTCATCTCTGGTTGAGCCAACGGGAGCGGGAAATGCTAAAACTGGTAGCCGAGGGATTGACCAACGGGGAAATAGCCGATCGTATCTTTCTAAGTCCGGAAACGGTCAAAAGCTATCGCAAAAACCTGTTGCTTAAGCTGGATGCC encodes:
- a CDS encoding tetratricopeptide repeat-containing sensor histidine kinase; this encodes MKRYIHRVIQGVPHLSLYLLIALVPMISFGQDLDSLEQLLAKKKLTEQERIDIYMELAQGYLNDDPIRSRSFSLEGHDLAETTGNQKSKAKFLYYLGSSYYVSMVFDSVTFYLDKTLILTRQNEDKDDEVSILKMYGQLYRRQGQYEKALERYFEAAKLGERLEEDQKMCDVYMGIGGTYHLMQNDSQALFYYGKAEKIALKHRNAQNLGDIYLSLSSVYKNEEGGKEKAIHYAKESLKIHHKSGSRSNEISALQTLCGAYFQYDDYTNAMKYAEEALHLAKEIGNTNLIAHSYADISSISYYMQQYEKSAKTALVALETDSTDHHLKLTIFSNLPLIYAHLGNLDAMEEYMERYKTAIDNHSNETYQNSLSAMEVKYETEKKEIKIAALEKQRQLYIWLGIAGATVLLIALAFAFIRYRLAVSKRKLAEKETQRLEQEKQLVAVQATLEGEAAERTRLAKDLHDGLGGMLSAVKMNLPQVKGDALLEAVDVARFQTALGMLDDSIQELRRVAHHMMPESLLRYGLKVSLADFCAAIPTANFHYFGNEARLPGKMEIMIYRCIHELVNNALKHAGASHINLQLVQEPDRVSFTVQDDGKGFDQHTVSEGMGLQNIRQRVDAFQGKLDIFSSEEGTEVHVELELTKNEQHD
- a CDS encoding response regulator → MIKVAIVDDHKILTEGLKSLIEESGIAKVVGVAHSATECRNSIGFWKPDVLLLDVGLPDINGVDLCKELKELFPELKVLALTTHNEYSVVRQMLENGALGYLIKNAMTEEVLAGIQAVAAGETFLCHEIDVLMKRPKETHLWLSQREREMLKLVAEGLTNGEIADRIFLSPETVKSYRKNLLLKLDAKNTAVLVRIALEQKLI